ACATGACATCCCTGAGCCCTGCAGTAATGAATCCACACCACAAATACAGGAATGAAGCTTGAGCACTATCAAACATggccccaagaaaataaaacactcttCCTTGAGCTTTCCACACTGAGATCAACCATAGGGCTCAATGTTGTTTGGCTACTGCCAATTCCAACCACCCCTCACATAATAGCCAGTGAGGCCCAGGGAATGGTGTCTTCCATTTCCTATTTTCCAGACAGACATCATGCAAAAGTCCACACATATGCTCCTTCCCTTCTGGTAGCTGACTTAGCTTTTTGTCCAACACCCTCCCACAGCTCAGCTCACCCTCCCTTTCTCCAACCCCAAAAAGAAGATTTTGCCATAGCCCCTTGGCTCCCAGAGGCACTGACCTGGTAGCTGGGATTGTCAATCATGGGAGGTTTCCACTTGCCCTTATAGCTGGGATTGTCAATCATAGGCCGTTGCCAGACACCACAGCCAGGTGCTGCCTCACACTTGGGGTTTGCAATCTGTGGGGCTTCCCACTCCCCATCCATATCTTCATCCCTGGGAGCAGAGGCCACAGTGAGTCCCAGTCAGGAGTGCTCCTCAGATGTCAGAggccagagacagagagggagaaaggagaaaagaaggggggGGGTGGAGATTGCAAGTGATCACGAAAAAGGGAAATGAAGAGAATGAGAGatgagaaaaaagaagggaaagagaataaagagggaggagagggccggagtgatactacagtggatagggcacttgccttgcacatagctacccaggtttgatccccatcatcccttGTGTCCTGAGCCCAGCCATGtgggcccaaattaaaaaaataaataaagggagggaagaggaggagacagAAAGGAGGACAGGGCATGGCAAAACAGACATAAGACAGTTCTTGCACAGGTAACCAACAGGAGGTGCTTACCAATCCTCGGGCTTCTCTGcatccgggtcagccacatactcAGGCTCATCATCCAACCAGCCCTCGGGCTTCGTGGCATCCTCATCTGGAATCTTGGCAGGGGCGTCTTCATCCCTTCAACATAAAGGAGAAGCCAGTGAATACCCCAGCTGGCCAGGAATGCTGAAGATTAGGAATGGGCTAACTCAAAAAATTGGGacaggggccctgagagatagcacacagttgtttgccttgcaagcagccgatccaggacctaaggtggttggttcgaatcccggtgtcccatattgtcccccatgcctgccaggagctatttctgagcagatagccaggagtaacccctgagcaccgctgggtgtagcccaaaaaacaaaaaaaaaattgggacagGACTggaggatggaccctggttcaattcccggcatcccatatggtcccccgagcctgccaggagcaattcctaacacagagccaggattgacccaaaaacaaaaatgagaatgcTGTGAGGAAGTGGCAGGGGTCAGGAGTAGGGAGTGGGGGGGTAAGGGTGTATGTCTGGCATGGTCTCAAGTCATCTTGATCTCAGACACCATTGAGCCATGCGCAGAACAGCCCACTGTACAGAAAGCATTTGGGGGAATTGGAGAAAGGCCCTGACAATGGAAGGGCCTAGTCAGTGGGGGTGAATCTAACCATTTGTCACATTGCAAGCATGCAAAGGACCCCAAGTCCACCTTTACGCTGAAGCTCTATGCACCCCAATGCAGAGCCCCACTACCACTAATGGCccacagcagcactcagagttttGAAGACTGAGGGTAATGAGAGAGTCCTGTGGCTTGAGGTTGCTATGCCCACCATAAAGCAGAGAAGGTCCCAGAACCTCTGAGCCAAGGGCAAATGAAGACTAGCACCTGACCCCCAAATCCTACTGCCTTGAATTAACGGGCTACACtagcaaaaagaaaatgaggtacCCTCACAGATACACAAACACATTTTTTGGCTCAGACTAACCAGTCATCTGGCTTGACGGCATCAGGATCAGGGATTTTGGGGCGCTCATCCCAGTCCTCTGGCTTCCGGTCATCCGGATCCTCAATTTCCCGGGATGGGTTGACGGGAGGGGTCATATCATTGAGCAGGTTCCCACTGTTTACCACGGACTGGTCCACTAAGATCTCAAAGCTGTTGTCTGGGTTCAGGactggaaaagaaataaaggaaattggTCACCATTAAGAAtggtttggggccgggcggtggcgctagaggtaaggtgcctgccttgcctgcgctagcctaggacggaccgcggttcgatcccccggcgtcccatatggtcccccaagccaggagcgacttctgagcgcatggccaggagtaacccctgagcgtcactgggtgtggcccaaaaaacaaaaaaaaaaaaaaaaaaaaaagaatggtttacggggccgggcggtggcgccagaggtaaggtgcctgccttgcctgcgctagcctaggacggaccgcggttcgatcccccggcgtcccatatggtcccccaagccaggagcgacttctgagcgcatggccaggagtaacccctgagcgtcactgggtgtggcccaaaaaccaaaaaaaaaaaaaaaaaaaaagaatggtttacggggccgggcggtggcgccagaggtaaggtgcctgccttgcctgcgctagcctaggacggaccgcggttcgatcccccggcgtcccatattgtcccccaagccaggagcgacttctgagtgcatagccaggagtaacccctgaacgtcaccgggtgtggcccaaaaaaaaaaaaaaatgtgggagacggagcctgattcaagccataaattTGCTTAGCCCcaagccaaaaagaaactctgcaaataaatttagcccagcacacagaatctggcttaactagattccttaatctttccatggaacctgtttttgtaactgctctcatacacgtaattatagataggtttttgtaaggtttaaactgtaatccttatttgcttgcacaaaagaaaaatctattaaggatttgcttcccctccccccatcctgccaggttcctccttatccttcccgccatcaaaatgtgtctgctcccattggttaaaatcgttgtacctgtacaaatctgattggtttaagtttcaatcctatattgttgctcctcccactgaagcagggaataaaaaccctgcttgctccctcaataaacctTTTGACAGGAACTCAGCTTGAGCGCTTTATTAACTTCTgcggcttaattttctaggtgttcacaaaagagcttaacacttgcgaattatttgtatctgccttctgccttctgtcctggttgagagaaagctgctggccggaaatctctcccagtaaagggcagaaaCGGAGGCGGGTACAAAATGGCGCCCCACGTGAGTGTTTTGAATCCTACGTGATCATCCGGTCGGCTGGAGCAGGCGAGTCCAGGAGTggtttacaggggccggagagatagcacagtggtgtctgccttgcaagcagccgatccaggatctaaggtggttggttcaaattccagcatcccatatggttccccgtccctgccaagagctatttctgagcagatagccaggagtaatccctgagcactgccaggtgtgactcaaaaaccaaaaaccaaaaaaaaaaaaggtttaatgggggagagagatagcatggaggtaaggagtttatttgtcatgcagaaggtcagtggttcgaatcctggcatcccatatggtcccctgagcctgccaggaacgatttctaagcatagacccaggaggaaaccctgggcactgtgggtatgacccaaaaaacaaaaaacaaaaaagaatggtctacatggggccggagagacagtatagcagtagggcatttgccttgcaggcagctgattcaggatggatggtggttctaatcccagcatccatatggtccctccgtgcttgctaggagtgacttctgaacgaagagccaagagtaggccgagcgccactgttttgttttgtttttgtgccacacccggtgctactcaagggttactcctggctcttttgctcagaaatcactcctggcagactcgggaacaTATTGGGTGCCgaaaattgaacccgggtctgtcctgggtctgctgcattcaaggtaaatgccttgcaACTGTGCTATGATTCGGGCCCAGCATTCcatacttctgagtgcagaaccaggagtaatccctgagcaccaatgttaGCACCACAGGTAGGGCTTTtttttgccatgcacacagctgacccaggtttgatcccagcatcccatatggtacctaaggctgccaggaataatttttgagtgccacaggtgtgcccccaaaaccgaaaccaaccaaccaaccaaccaaaagaaTGGTTTATGTTTTGAGATCTAATTGCCTTTGCatgggtcaacccaggtttgattctggtacccCATACAGTCCACTAAGTCTTGCCGGGAGTAATacccaagtgcaaagccagaattaaGAAAtagccttgggcccggagagatagtacagcggcgtttgccttgcaagcagccaatccaggaccaaaggcggttggttcaaatcccgtgtcccatatggtcccccgtgcctgccaggagctatttctgagcagacagccaggagtaacccctgggcaaagctgggtgtgacccaaaaaacaaaaacaaaaacaaaaaaaaaaacacaaaaaaaaaaaacaaaaaacaacaacaaaaaaaagaaatagccttgAACTACTGCTGGAGtagcccgccccccccccaaaaaaaaaacaaaacaaaacaaaaagaaaacaaaccaagagTGGTTTGTGTGTTTGGTTGGGAGGGGTTGCCAAATCGACAGTAGAGGGGACAGGTTGCCCTATACAGACCtcaagcagcaccaggagtaatcactgagcacaaagctaggaataagttCCAaacccctccaccaaaaaaaaagggtcCATGTACAGGTTGAAGAGAGAGCACAAGGGATGAATGCATGCAACCAAATGTCATGTTCAAGATTGGCACTACAGTAGTGGGTGCCAAAACACAGACACAGGAGTCAGGATGAGAAAAAGTTTTGAttacagtgtttttgtttttttgggtcacacttgcagcgcttaggggttactcctggctctatgctcagaaatcgctccttacaggctcaggggaccatatgggatgccaggattcgaaccaccaatcttctgcatgacaggtaaatgccttaactccatgctatctctctggcccctacagtgtTTATTTGCTTAAGGCCAAATATAGATGTTGTTTTCATTTCAAATCTTTTGAGGATTAAGGAGAGGCTTCCCATATGCCACCACACAATCATACTTAAAAATCAGTGGCcacggggccggagcaatggtgcagtggcagggctgaccctggatggaccacggtttgatccccggcatcccacgtggtccccccaaaccaggagcgatttttgagcacatagccaggaataaccccttagcgtcactgggtgtggtccaaaaaaattaaaaaaaaaaaataataatttgccagggctgaagtgacagtgggtaaagtacttgccttgcatgcagctgacacacttcaatccacagcatcccatatgatgatgCACTGGCATCATCAAAAGTaattcctgggcccagagagatagcacagcggcgtttgccttgcaagcagccaatccaggaccaaaggtggttggttcaaatcccagtgtcccatatggtcccctgtgcctgccaggagctttttctgagcagacagccaggagtaacccctgagcaccgccgggtctggcccaaaaaaacccaaaacaaaacaacaacaacaaaaaaaagtaattcctgagtgcagaggcaaaaaTACAACCCccactccaaacaaaaacaaaaacaaagggctggcgaggtggcgcctgaggtaaggtatctgccttgcaagcgctagccaaggaaagatcgccacctcggttcgatccccaggcatcccatatggtccccccaagccaggggcaatttctgaacccttagccaggagtaacccgagcatcagatgggtgtggcccgaaaaacaaaaacaaaaaaaaaaaaaaaccctcaaacaaATCAGTGGTCAATGTGTTGGAGTACAGCAAGGACTCTGgcattgcacacaaccaacccaggatgtAATCCCAGGCTTCCATACagtgtcctgagcactaccaggaggaatccctgagtgcaccTTTAGCATTGCAGCCAAAACAGCACCTTTACCCCTTAAATGACTGTCCAAGCTTACTTAGAGTATACAGATGAGTCTTCTTGTCTGTGAAATATGTCTTCAGATCTGCATCAGGCCTCTTGGCATGCTTTTCTTCATAAGCTCCTGTTTTGGGGTTCTTGTGGCGAAAGATGAAATGGAGCTTGTAGTCCTCGCCACACTTGTCTGGCCCGAACATTATGGTGTACGGAGTCTTGTCATGGAAATGATCCTGCAGAAACAAAAGGACTCAAGCTACAGGCCCCAAGCTGAGTACCTTCTCTCATAACCTGCATCTCTTCCCCTGCATGCCTGAATTAGTACAAAATACGCAGGGATACACAGAATGGTTTTAGGGATCAAGATAGGGGTTCTGATTTCTCAGTGCAAGGGAGTAACCACCAAGTATCAAACATTTTTAAGAgtggtcagagaaaaaaacagcaggaagatacttgccttgcatgtggctcacaaAGTTCCATCCCCCAAGTTCCATactagcatcgcatatggtctctcaagcccaccaagagtgattcctgaggccaGAACCAGGAAGGGAACCCcgagtactgctaggtatggccccaaaacaaaacaaaacaaaacaaaacaaaccagaaaggGTAGGCAGGACTGAAGACAGcacagggtttaaggcacttcCTGTATAGCACTCACAGGTTCTATCAGCAGCGTGTGCACATGCGCACACACAATTTTAAGCCCTGCTAGGCTCAGAACAATGAGgcccaagcacaaagccaagcacaaaagcctgagcaccacagatgcaaaacaaaattttcaggGCAGAGAACTTGGGAGAAGAAGATGAATCAatgtaaaaggtaaaaaaaaaaaaaaaaaagtctagtggttaaggcacttaccttttaTAAAGCCAACCTGGGtaccatccccagcatcccatatgatcccctaagcaccaccaggaataattcctgagtgcagaaccaggaaaaatcctaagtattgccagatatagccaaatacaaaataaaatttaaagcatcTAAAGATACCTATATCAAGGAAAAACTCTCAAAATCCACTTCCTCTTTTTACCCATTggaccatatccagctgtgctcaggggactacataggatgaatctgtgttggccacaaatcaagtgccttatccatttaACTCAGCccacaaaatttaattttcagtaataaaaaaaaaaaaaagcagagatgtagtgatagtacaatgggtagtgtgtttgtcatgcatgcagccaactcagatttgaacCCCAGATTCCCTTATGgtctcaagtactgccaggagtaattccaagcacagaagcaggaataaaCCCTCAGGATTGCTGGGTTTGTATCcccaccaaaaccaacaaaaaagagcagagatgtgggctggagagacagaacagtggaTGGATGCTCGCCTTACAAAGAGCTGATATGGGCTGATCCCCTGCAGCTATATATAGTGTCTGAGTCATGCCAAGCATGATCCCtaagcgcagaaccaggaatcacTAGAACATATACATAGGTGtgagcccctaagcactgctggtagtggctctaaaaacaaaccaactccaaaaatactgggtttgacccccaaaatCTTATATGGTCACCCCCCTCTTcccaagtactaccagaagtgattcctgagcaagagccaggagcaatccctgagaaaAGTATGTGTCCAAGTCAACCTTAGCCCAGCCCACACCCAGCTCCCTGGAGGCCTGCTGCCCTTTCAGCAGCTCCATATGCAGGGTCTGGCTTTCGGAGAGGCACCTACCAGGTTGAGCTCCGGGGTTTTGGAAAGCAGTTTGACATAGGCTCCACCACATTCGATGCCATTCTGGAAATTCACCTCATACCTGAGGGtataggggaaaaaaaacctctaaGTCCACCACAGCACCAAGAAACTAAGACCAGGATGGCATGACAGTAGTTTGGTGCCAGAAGACATTGATGGGTGGAAGGTATTTATCTTGTTTGGAACCAGGACACCATAATCCCTAGCATTGCCAGGAATTACTAGAGCCCAGTACTAGAGAAACCCAAGCACCTCCTGGATGACCGCAATACCTACTTGCCACAAAAATAAGTTATTGCTTTTGCATGTCCAAAAATgcaagaaaaggggccggagtggtggcacgatgcagtaaggcatcttccttgcacgcactagcctaggatggaccgtggtttgatcccccggtgtcccacatggtccccagtctcccaagccaggagtgacagaaaaaccaaaaaacaaaccaaaaaaaaaaaaaatgcaagaaaagaaaacttctgGAAaattcccaagaattgctttatgCAAAATTCCCCCTAAGTTTGGGGACAGATACATGGGTGTTTTGCCTTATACACACAGCATTCCCAGCTTAACAGAGCGTCCCTCTgacctgagcactatcaggagagtcctgagcacaaaacaaggaATTGATCCTGCAGAAGTACAGCTCCAAGTTCCTGGCTTATGAAGGACGAAACGACAGTACAGTGGAACATGCATTTGCCTTGTccttggctgacctgggctcaaacCCTGAGAACCCCACAGGatcctcaagccccaccaggacagagggcagaaccaggagagcaagccctgagcactgccaggtgcagcaCTAAAACAAAAAGGCAATAGGAAGAGGCACAGCTAATTCATTTCAACAATGGGGCAGGATCTGGAGCAACTGCATAGTAataggcgcttgctttgcatgcagcccaggGACAATTCCCAGTATCCAATAGGGTCCTCATGTCCTGCCAAAAATGGTCGCTAAagtgcaggagtaagccctgaacattattAAGTATGGTCACACAacaaaaaacttctttttttgtttttcggtcatatccagcggtgctcaagggttactcctggctctgtgctcagaagttgctcctggcagggggaccatatgggatatcgggatttgaaccatggtccgtcctgtgttagccgtgtgcaaggcaaatgcttaccgcTGTACTACCGCTCctacccccaaaaataatttaaaaacaagagTACTGGAGTACAAGATATatagcactggccttgcacacagcaaaccttcaatccctgacatcccaggaataatttctgagtgcagaaccaagagtaagcttcAAGGATCTCCTTGAGTATGTCCCAAAAGATAAAACCAATCAATACAGTGGGACAGGAAAAAGGGCCACAAAATGACGTGCCTTCGATTCCAGATGACACCCACATGCTCCCTATACCCCAGATTGTACATAAAGCAGCTCAGGCATCACTTACTGCACGATCAGTGGCTTGGTGTCGAACACGAAGGGCTTGTTCAGCTTGGCAGAGATGGCGTGGTGTTTGGCCCGAGACAGCAGTACCAGCCCTTTATCACCTGGGAGCCTTGACTCCTTCATCTCCTCCACCTCCCATTTCCCTGTGAGAAGCCAGAGGAACCACCTTCAGAGGAAGCCCTTAACTCCCACCTGCCTCATGTGAGTGCCTCACCTTGTCCTAGCTGGTAGCCCCCAATATGAGAAAGGCCCATGAAAAATGCAATAATGTAACAGCTATGTTTGCTCATATTCACTCACCTATGAATTGCAAGCCATAGGCTTGTCCTCTACTGTGGAGTGAGGCAACATGTCCAACAGAATGGAGGAAATTAGGCTGTTTCTGCACTGGAGAAGCTTTCTCTAgatcctctctccctctcccctttagTTCTCTAAAGTGAAAGGACAGGGCTTGAAGCACTAGCCTCTCACTTGTAAAAACCAGGTTCAGGAGCCTGAGGGCTGGATGCTTTGCAAATGTAAATCTGGGTTAGATTCTCCCATCCTATAGGAGTCCTTTCCCCATCCCCTACTGACCCCAAGCACTACTTCTCAGTCAGTggtgattcctgggtacagaatCCAATAACAAAATAACCTCACACAAATAGGAAAGAACTCAATACTAAAGCTATATATTTCCCTGGACCCCCAGGAGTTGTTTCTGAGtacccaccaggtgtggtccaaacacagaAACTACCTTACTTGTTAAACTTACATGCATGTACTGGACAAATTTTAGCATCAGATTTCAAAAAGCTATAGCATACTAATTCTGCCAGATTAGCCCTTCACCCCTGCATAACAGTAACCAAGGCAATAAATGACATTTCCTCagacaaaaaatatatcaaaaagacgTGAAtctacaaaacaacaatgaaacagGTGGGCTGGGGGGAAAAAAATTTCACCCTCTGCGGGGCAGCCCTATCCCAGTGCCATTCTGAGGGCTCCAGAAACTCCAGTGTTCACTCACCATCGTACTTGGCGATCTCATCATCAGTGTCGTCTTTCTTCGCTTTGGACAAGACCCACCTGTTAAGTCAGACATTTGAATGACTCAAATGAGGGTTCAAATATCCACAGGGCTGCCAATGAAAGGCCCTGTCCTGCCTATTCCTCTAATGGTGAACATTCTTTCAACTTTCACATAGGCCACAAAAGACCCTGAGAATAAAAGTGCATCCAACTCCCAACTGCTGAGCAAGAAAGATATTGGGGATGggaggcattggccttgcatctCATCAATCCTGGTTTAATCTATAGCACCCCACAGGACCCCCTGATCCTCAGCaaaggtgatccctgagtataataGAATCAGCGCCAGAATAACCCCCAAGTAGCCCTGGTAGGGTGGCCCCAATGCCCATTTTGAACAAAAATCAcagctattttaaaaagtaaagcacctgatacttctttttctttgttttttgacttttgggtcacacctggcagtgcttgaggcttattcctggctctgcactcaaaaatcactctggtgatgctcaggtttccatatgggaagctgagatcaaactccagtcaggtatatgcaaggcaagcaccctccctgctgtgctatttctgcaGCCCTACCTAGCATCTAATATTTATTTCAGTCTATAAATGCTCTACCAAAGACGTTCACAAAACTGTAATCTTAAGTTCTCAGATCCTTTACTCCCCATTGCACCCCAAAACAAACGTACCCTGACAGTGTCCCTCGATCAAAAGAATCCGCAAAGAACACTTCCCCCGTTGCGGTGGGAGCTTTATAAGTGacctggaagaacaaagaaagaaatgatcaaCTGTACATCTTATTTCTATTACTCTCTCAGGGGTGACGCTAAGTGAATAAGTCCAAGTCTATCCAGTCCCCTCTGACAATCAGAACAAAAATTCCCAGAAACAGCCAGGACTCCAGGGgcaacaaacacaaaagagaggCAAAGGCTCGCTATCCTAAGCACAGGCTGGTACAACTCAACATCCTGTGACCCCATAGACTGGAAAACAACTACATCCTTGAACCCTCATATGTCATGACAGGGCCAGTCCAGAATCACCATAAGGGACCAATGGTCCACCCCCTTCCCTATGTCCCCTTAGAAAATGACTTCTActgggagccggagcaatagcacagaggcagggtgtttgctttgcatgtggtcaacctgggtccAATCTCCGGAATTCCAtagcttgccaagagtaatttctaagtgtagaaccaggggAAACCCGAGTACTGCTGGGTTGAGCCAACCCACCCCCAAAAGGAAATGAATCCACAAATGCAGTTTTGAAGGAATCCTGAGGTTACCACAACATGTCAGACCTTGGGGGATGAAGAAGCTGCTGCATCTGCTTTTGACTGGACATCCTCCACCTCCTCAATGACATCATCCAAGTCATCCTCAATGTCAATCATGTCATCATCGTGGCCATCATGAGCCTGAGTGACGGCTGTCCCCAGGACTAGTAGCAAGCACAGGAGCTTCTTCCCTTCCATGatctaaagagagaaaaatcaaagtcACATCTTGAGAAAGAAGACAGTGCAAAGGGCCGAGAGCAACGACCTAGCAGGATGTAAGGCATAGCATCCCACAGCGCCCCCCGGAACcgcatcaggaatgattcctaaaagCAGAGGCAAGgactgagctctgagcactgctgggcatgcccTGGCCCCCCTCCATCATGAGGACAGGGCCAAAAAGGTAACACAGTGAAGGCATTTTGCCTTACTTCccactgaccctggttccatcccaggcattgCCCAATCACAAAAATGAATCAATGTTACAAAgtgtaaaaacaaaatatgtccaaaggggccagatcaatagcatggtggggagggcacttgccttgaacacaaacaattcaggtttgattgaagcccaccaggtgtgattcccaagagcagagtcagcagtactccctgaacactgccacccATAAAAAGGTGCccataaacaggggccagagtggtggtgcaagccgtaaggtgtctgccttgcacgagctagcctaggatggacctcggttcaatcccccggcgtcccatattgtcccccaagccaggagagatttctgagcacataatcaggagtaaccactgagcgttttctgggtgtggcccaaaaaccaaaaaaaaaaaaaaaaaaaaaaaaaaggtgcccaAAAACAATTGCCTTCATATGGAATGTTCAATCTCCTGTGCATCTGTGAACCATCAAGACAGGGaccgggctggagagagagcacagcggtagggtatttgccctgcacatggctgacctgggacaaacctgagTTCGATTTtgggcaccccatatagtcctccaagcctgccaggagacttctgagcctaaagcctggagtaacccctgagtactaggtgtagccccctccaaaaaaaggacAGGAACCAAAGCCCGTTCCAGTGTCCTCAGTGCAGGGACAGATTCAGACTTGGTAAGGCATACTCAGGATTAACTCTACTCAAGGTTTACTGCAACTTGTTCAGGTTCAAAGAGAATCAAGCAAATGGAACCCAGACAGCAGGTGAAATACGtatgatctggattcaatcccaagcaccctgTAGGATATATCAAACTCTGTCTAGAGAGGTCCCTCtagagcttgaaggttaccctaggctttccccccattccccacttggctccttagggaggttTAGGGTGGGGtctttgaacttccagcctcccagctcttaaaggtctcttttcttcctgggagccaggactctctgccagcatggggttcagcaggcctcCACCAcaccaaaggcctctttaaccaggcgggggtggggtgggggtggggagtgggacTTGGGTGATCCCAGCACCCCTCCACCACCTTGCTCCGATCTCCAGGGCCCTTgggccacgtgcctgggcaagccagctaggtgggtcccttggaggagcttgaagtttgccctaggctttcccccattccccacccagccccttagggagggttggggtggggtcTTTGAACTTCCAACCTCCCAGCGAGGttta
The sequence above is a segment of the Suncus etruscus isolate mSunEtr1 chromosome 8, mSunEtr1.pri.cur, whole genome shotgun sequence genome. Coding sequences within it:
- the CANX gene encoding calnexin isoform X1 — protein: MEGKKLLCLLLVLGTAVTQAHDGHDDDMIDIEDDLDDVIEEVEDVQSKADAAASSSPKVTYKAPTATGEVFFADSFDRGTLSGWVLSKAKKDDTDDEIAKYDGKWEVEEMKESRLPGDKGLVLLSRAKHHAISAKLNKPFVFDTKPLIVQYEVNFQNGIECGGAYVKLLSKTPELNLDHFHDKTPYTIMFGPDKCGEDYKLHFIFRHKNPKTGAYEEKHAKRPDADLKTYFTDKKTHLYTLILNPDNSFEILVDQSVVNSGNLLNDMTPPVNPSREIEDPDDRKPEDWDERPKIPDPDAVKPDDWDEDAPAKIPDEDATKPEGWLDDEPEYVADPDAEKPEDWDEDMDGEWEAPQIANPKCEAAPGCGVWQRPMIDNPSYKGKWKPPMIDNPSYQGIWKPRKIPNPDFFEDLEPFKMTPFSAIGLELWSMSSDIFFDNFIISADRHVVDDWANEGWGLKRAADGAAEPGVVGQMIEAAEERPWLWVVYILTVALPVFLLVLFCCSGKKQSGPAEYKKTDAPQPDVKEEEEEKEEEKDKGDEEDEEEGEEKLVEKQDSDAEEEGGLASQEEEGRKPKAEEDEVLNRSPRNRKPRRE
- the CANX gene encoding calnexin isoform X2, whose translation is MEGKKLLCLLLVLGTAVTQAHDGHDDDMIDIEDDLDDVIEEVEDVQSKADAAASSSPKVTYKAPTATGEVFFADSFDRGTLSGWVLSKAKKDDTDDEIAKYDGKWEVEEMKESRLPGDKGLVLLSRAKHHAISAKLNKPFVFDTKPLIVQYEVNFQNGIECGGAYVKLLSKTPELNLDHFHDKTPYTIMFGPDKCGEDYKLHFIFRHKNPKTGAYEEKHAKRPDADLKTYFTDKKTHLYTLILNPDNSFEILVDQSVVNSGNLLNDMTPPVNPSREIEDPDDRKPEDWDERPKIPDPDAVKPDDWDEDAPAKIPDEDATKPEGWLDDEPEYVADPDAEKPEDWDEDMDGEWEAPQIANPKCEAAPGCGVWQRPMIDNPSYKGKWKPPMIDNPSYQGIWKPRKIPNPDFFEDLEPFKMTPFSAIGLELWSMSSDIFFDNFIISADRHVVDDWANEGWGLKRAADGAAEPGVVGQMIEAAEERPWLWVVYILTVALPVFLLVLFCCSGKKQSGPAEYKKTDAPQPDVKEEEEEKEEEKDKGDEEDEEEGEEKLEKQDSDAEEEGGLASQEEEGRKPKAEEDEVLNRSPRNRKPRRE